The Aphis gossypii isolate Hap1 chromosome 3, ASM2018417v2, whole genome shotgun sequence genome includes a region encoding these proteins:
- the LOC114121526 gene encoding uncharacterized protein LOC114121526, protein MDAYGNPIPGPSKEFVNIETTESTAAYDFTWLENEFNNDDANEDSKVPINIVKSLNKNDSYKFEQIGTNPNIQDFFEEIDCIDFNQDDIVQNKYNLTELLEQCNKFIDILGRNIVYLEETMIEIHRNIEISKRNVTKALSCIKFEKKYMSKVQMKNLKMKAHLANFFKIGLVNCPRNPHLKELYETERLMLSYNGRFIFEECIERNQWNQEFKNKLEKAIHTEVLNKLKIPMLEQHLRLSIDGNKQTDPIIKQKIEIEMLDLEKELDIIAKTPFKQLVFQFMDSDAKYDWLHIAKEVDKPDIQCQRFWNLILKPHISRARWTKNEDDNLIQIVAKNEEKNWQKIADELATNRNELQCFVHYQKYKKMIHTRGKWTKEEDQKLVEIIKENSIDNIINWQRVYFAMQDNNRTVDQIYGRYMQSLKPGIKKGFLTDNEKFIIKEAKIKNLPPSIVSMNLTNRTPAQVRNAYRRIVLYNEDIYRGGWSAEEDKMLLHAVNSFVPNEFSWTQISQQVPGRNGEQCRHRYKLIEKKLKINPNLDVDNLSRPFRSYRYKELPFFPEDESNFDLQEQFKLNRQLLKTSNMPIETIADRKLKKAYLENKFVIENCHMSSKCDLYKHVLDYLGANLVAPNTFTHTDDLIDAGLMSMMTYITECSIDVMSLDPSKVEHDLCNPLLTHEGVHNVLRTSDIINSDLSEIEGLLDIRIRNIHKEQPKEDLNSNNSTKKIKDPLLPLQFIGSVPPNYETFKILYAYMNSITSFMKIDQCKDSSLNFDWDDEESMKLQKRLVAMLRLPALFSNLIPYNVANINMLVNADKVNKEEIKIVPPSNYSKVNYAHSKNKKYNFKLKSFL, encoded by the exons atggACGCATATGGTAACCCAATTCCCGGACCATCAAaagaatttgtaaatatagaaACTACTGAATCAACAGCTGCTTATGACTTTACATGGTTGGAAAATGAATTCAACAATGATGATGCTAATGAAGACTCAAAAGTtccaataaatatagttaaaagtctgaataaaaatgatagttataaatttgaacaaattGGAACTAATCCTAatattcaagatttttttgaaGAAATTGATTGCATAGATTTTAATCAAGATGATAtcgttcaaaataaatataatcttacTGAGTTATTAGAACAATGTAATaagtttattgatattttaggccgtaatatagtttatttagaaGAAACAATGATTGAAATTCatagaaatattgaaatttcaaaaagaaatgTAACCAAAGCTTTAAGTTGtataaagtttgaaaaaaaatatatgtctaaagttcaaatgaaaaatttgaaaatgaaagcACATTTGgctaacttttttaaaattggtttaGTAAACTGTCCACGGAATCCTCATCTCAAAGAGTTATATGAAACTGAAAGATTAATGTTATCGTACAATGGACGTTTTATAtttgaagaatgtattgaaaGAAATCAATGGAACcaagagtttaaaaataaattagaaaaagcaATACATACTgaagtgttaaataaattaaaaattcctatGCTTGAACAGCACTTGCGTCTTAGTATAGATGGAAATAAACAAACTGAtccaattattaaacaaaaaattgaaattgaaatgttaGACCTAGAAAAagaattagatattatagCGAAAACACCGTTTAAGCAGTTAGTCTTTCAGTTTATGGACTCAGACGCAAAGTATGATTGGTTACACATTGCAAAAGAAGTGGATAAACCTGATATACAATGTCAAAGGTTttggaatttaattttaaaacctcACATATCTAGAGCTAGATGGACTAAAAATGAAGATgacaatttaattcaaattgttGCAAAAAATGAGGAAAAAAATTGGCAAAAAATAGCTGATGAATTAGCTACTAACCGTAATGAGTTACAATGTTTTGttcattatcaaaaatataaaaaaatgattcacaCAAGAGGTAAATGGACAAAAGAAGAAGATCAGAAACTTGTAGAGATAATTAAGGAAAACTCAATAGATAATATCATCAATTGGCAAAGAGTATATTTTGCTATGCAAGATAATAATAGAACTGTTGATCAAATCTACGGCag atatatgcaAAGTTTAAAACCAGGCATCAAGAAAGGGTTTTTGACTGATAatgaaaagtttattattaaagaagctaaaatcaaaaatttaccCCCATCGATAGTATCAATGAATCTAACTAATCGAACTCCTGCACAAGTTCGTAATGCTTATCGtagaattgtattatacaatgaaGATATTTATAGAGGTGGTTGGTCAGCTGAAgaagataaaatgttattacatgCTGTAAATTCTTTTGTACCTAATGAATTTAGTTGGACACAAATATCTCAACAGGTGCCTGGGCGTAATGGAGAACAATGCCGtcatagatataaattaattgaaaaaaaattaaaaatcaacccAAATTTAGATGTTGATAATCTTTCACGCCCATTCCGATCTTACAGGTATAAAGAATTACCCTTTTTTCCAGAAGAtgaatcaaattttgatttacaagAACAATTTAAACTCAATCGTCAATTGCTTAAAACATCTAATATGCCAATAGAAACAATTGCCGATCGCAAGTTAAAAAAAGCATACTTGGAAAATAagtttgttattgaaaattgcCATATGTCTAGTAAATGTGATCTCTACAAACACGTACTTGATTATTTAGGAGCTAATTTGGTTGCACCTAATACTTTTACCCACACAGATGATTTGATTGATGCTGGACTTATGAGCATGATGACTTATATAACAGAGTGTTCCATTGATGTAATGTCTTTAGATCCTAGTAAAGTTGAGCATGATTTGTGTAATCCACTATTAACCCATGAAGGAGTTCACAATGTCTTAAGAACAAGTGATATAATCAATTCCGATCTAAGTGAAATAGAAGGTTTATTAGACATTAGAATAAGAAATATTCATAAGGAACAACCAAAAGaagatttaaattcaaataattctactaaaaaaataaaagatccTCTACTACCTCTACAGTTCATTGGTTCCGTACCGCCAAATTATGAGACTTTTAAAATCTTGTATGCATATATGAATTCTATAACTTCATTCATGAAAATCGATCAATGTAAAGATTCcagtttgaattttgattggGATGACGAAGAATCTATGAAATTACAGAAACGCCTTGTCGCCATGTTAAGGTTACCagcattattttctaatttgatACCTTACAATGTAGCAAACATAAATATGCTTGTGAATGCTGACAAAGTTAATAAAGAAGAGATAAAAATAGTACCGCCTTCAAATTATTCTAAAGTTAATTATGCAcactctaaaaataaaaaatacaatttcaagttgaaaagttttttataa
- the LOC114121521 gene encoding BTB/POZ domain-containing protein KCTD5-like, whose amino-acid sequence MSVIEGVDKGKGSRMQLNKSLSNTAQWVKLNVGGTCFMTTKTTLCRDPNSFLCRLCSEESDLISDMDETGAYMIDRDPTYFSPILNYLRHGKLVLNKNLAEEGVLEEAEFYNITELINIVKERILQRDKKLCSEQVKKHTYRVLQCHEDELTWMISTMSDEWKFEQLVNIGSKYNYGNYDQAEFLCVVSREEGIADSPKTESTDKAKELQQRASRM is encoded by the exons ATGAGTGTTATCGAAGGCGTCGATAAAGGAAAAGGATCACGAATGCAATTGAACAAATCGTTGAGCAATACTGCTCAGTGGGTCAAATTGAACGTGGGAGGCACTTGCTTTATGACTACAAAAACTACATTGTGTCGGGATCCCAATTCATTTCTGTGCAGACTGTGTTCAGAGGAATCCGATCTCATTTCTGACATG GATGAAACTGGTGCATACATGATTGATCGTGATCCAACATATTTTAGtcccattttaaattatctccGTCATGGAAAATTGGTTTTGAATAAGAATCTTGCGGAagaag gtgtGTTGGAAGAAGCcgaattctataatattaccgaattaataaatatagtaaaagaaAGAATATTACAAAGAGATAAGAAACTTTGTTCTGAGCAAGTGAAAAAACATACTTACAGAGTGTTACAATGTCATGAAGATGAACTTACGTGGATGATTTCAACAATGTCAGATGAATGGAAATTTGAACAA ctGGTAAACATAGGTTCCAAGTACAACTATGGAAATTATGATCAAGCAGAATTCCTATGTGTTGTATCTAGAGAAGAGGGTATTGCCGATTCTCCAAAAACTGAATCCACCGATAAAGCTAAG GAATTGCAACAACGAGCTTCGCGTATGTGA
- the LOC126551437 gene encoding uncharacterized protein LOC126551437, with product MFLMCAHLGIITGLTVFVIILYDFDRKRRLDQCYNYKVQKKRAEIKLKETDEFRYRLMAFPISNKIKYIKKFVIREIQKGEEYMVQNNYTKAVEHFANGLSMIDRDHKLINNLSKNVTQEMCIEIKNQVQKIQTMLAKIKMLKS from the exons atgtttttaatgtgtGCACATTTAGGCATTATAACAGGCCTAacagtttttgttattattttatatgattttgataGAAAAAGAAGATTAGatcaatgttataattataaagtacaaaaaaaacgaGCTGAAATCAAACTCAAAGAAACAGATGAATTTAGATACAGATTGATGGCATTtcctatatcaaataaaattaaatacataaaaaaatttgtaatacgAGAA ATACAAAAAGGTGAAGAATATATGGTCCAAAATAACTATACCAAAGCAGTAGAACATTTTGCAAATGGTTTAAGTATGATAGATCGTGATCACAaactcattaataatttatctaaaaatgtgACACAGGAAAtgtgtatagaaataaaaaatcaagtgcagaaaatacaaactatgttagcaaagataaaaatgttgaaatcgTAA